A genomic window from Macadamia integrifolia cultivar HAES 741 unplaced genomic scaffold, SCU_Mint_v3 scaffold449, whole genome shotgun sequence includes:
- the LOC122068668 gene encoding probable protein phosphatase 2C 33, producing MGSCLSVDGRSGLPGSPPSESKRKNGRRRRGMRSSSFDYKRDEQLRRIPGRMFLNGANEIASLFTQQGRKGTNQDAMIVWENFGSRTDTVFCGVFDGHGPYGHMVAKRVRDSLPLKLRAHWEVNMGGDEVSIELSGSALGSMNSEDTSFLCLDEESKESIDLEEKEKHPDIFFTLRESFLKAFKVMDKELKLHPNIDCFCSGTTAVTLIKQGQDLIIGNVGDSRAILCTRDQDETLIAVQLTVDLKPNLPVEAERIRKCKGRVFALQDEPEVARVWLPHNDSPGLAMARAFGDFCLKDFGLISVPEISYRRLTERDKFVVLATDGVWDVLSNKEVVDIVASAPTRSTAARSLVESAVRAWKYKYPTSKIDDCAVVCLFLDSDLDNSSPSISKAKSQLTSFNQHESSHEKQQPQSPGGLNRSGTVRAGSEIQPEEEEEEESLNEATRLMGIGDEWSALEGVSRVNTLLTLPRFNAGHEDKKHTGGTKTRK from the exons ATGGGGTCCTGCTTATCGGTTGATGGGAGGAGTGGGCTCCCTGGTTCGCCGCCTTCTGAGTCGAAGAGGAAGAACGGAAGGAGGAGGCGTGGGATGCGAAGTTCTTCGTTCGATTACAAGAGGGATGAGCAGCTGCGTAGGATTCCAGGGAGAATGTTCTTGAACGGGGCTAACGAAATTGCTTCTCTGTTTACTCAACAGGGCAGGAAAGGAACCAACCAGGATGCCATGATTGTTTGGGAG AATTTTGGTTCAAGAACGGACACAGTCTTCTGTGGTGTTTTTGATGGCCATGGTCCCTATGGCCATATGGTTGCAAAAAGAGTGAGAGATTCTCTTCCATTGAAGCTAAGAGCCCATTGGGAAGTAAATATGGGCGGCGATGAAGTGTCCATAGAACTCAGCGGCAGTGCCTTGGGAAGCATGAATTCTGAAGATACTTCCTTTTTATGTCTTGATGAGGAATCCAAGGAATCTATAGATcttgaagagaaggagaagcacCCAGATATTTTTTTTACACTGAGAGAGTCATTTCTAAAGGCTTTCAAAGTTATGGATAAGGAACTGAAATTGCACCCCAATATTGATTGTTTCTGTAGTGGGACAACTGCAGTCACCCTGATCAAGCAG GGTCAGGATCTTATTATTGGAAATGTTGGGGACTCTAGAGCCATACTGTGTACAAGGGATCAAGATGAAACACTTATTGCTGTTCAGTTGACCGTGGACCTCAAACCAAATCTTCCAG TGGAAGCTGAGCGGATTAGGAAATGTAAAGGGAGGGTTTTCGCCCTTCAGGACGAGCCTGAGGTTGCTCGAGTGTGGCTGCCTCACAATGACTCCCCTGGCCTGGCAATGGCCCGGGCTTTTGGGGATTTCTGCCTCAAGGATTTTGGTTTGATCTCTGTGCCAGAGATATCTTATAGACGCCTCACGGAGAGGGACAAATTTGTAGTGTTGGCTACAGATGGG gtctgGGATGTGCTATCAAACAAAGAAGTTGTAGACATAGTGGCATCAGCGCCAACACGTTCTACAGCTGCTCGATCCTTGGTCGAGTCAGCAGTTCGTGCATGGAAATACAAATACCCAACCTCCAAGATTGATGACTGTGCGGTAGTGTGCCTCTTCCTCGACTCTGACTTGGACAATTCCAGCCCCTCCATCTCCAAAGCAAAATCACAGTTGACCTCGTTCAACCAACATGAGAGTAGTCATGAGAAACAACAGCCTCAAAGCCCAGGTGGTCTGAATCGATCAGGAACAGTACGAGCAGGTTCTGAGATCCAgccagaggaagaagaggaggaagaatccCTAAATGAAGCTACAAGGCTAATGGGGATAGGAGACGAGTGGTCTGCTTTGGAAGGTGTCTCAAGGGTGAACACACTGTTGACCCTACCAAGGTTTAATGCTGGACATGAGGATAAAAAGCACACTGGAGGAACAAAGACTCGGAAATGA